A genomic stretch from Mya arenaria isolate MELC-2E11 chromosome 10, ASM2691426v1 includes:
- the LOC128205592 gene encoding failed axon connections homolog yields MGSKGKSPWVEYNGDTLGDSELIMPYMVEKCGVNLSTGLTEEQTAIGRAFQTLVDERMYWLVLLERWVFHKSEMSGTLTKLPAILIWHISRKTKNMAYAQGLGRHTQSEIETLLEKDLKALSDYLGDKKYFLGEEPREVDCAVFGQLCQVRYHVPNSVKARTYLQESLPNLTAYIDRIIEKFWPDWKECMTNGFTKEATK; encoded by the exons ATGGGGTCAAAAGGGAAGTCTCCATGGGTCGAGTACAACGGTGATACACTTGGAGATAGCGAGTTGATTATGCCCTACATGGTTGAGAAATGTGGGGTAAACCTCAGTACGGGCCTAACAGAGGAACAGACGGCCATAGGCCGGGCCTTCCAGACTCTCGTCGATGAACGCATGTATTG GCTAGTTTTGTTAGAAAGATGGGTGTTCCACAAATCAGAGATGTCTGGCACTCTTACCAAACTTCCCGCCATTTTAATATGGCATATCAGCCGGAAAACTAAGAATATGGCGTATGCACAGGGCCTTGGCAGACATACGCAATCCGAAATTGAAACATTGCTTGAGAAAGATTTGAAAGCATTATCGGATTATTTAg GTGACAAGAAATATTTTCTCGGTGAAGAGCCTAGAGAGGTCGATTGTGCAGTGTTTGGGCAGCTGTGTCAAGTCCGTTATCATGTGCCAAACAGTGTCAAAGCAAGAACATATCTACAag aatCCCTTCCAAATCTCACTGCTTATATAGACAGAATTATTGAGAAATTTTGGCCAGATTGGAAGGAATGTATGACAAATGGATTTACGAAAGAGGCAACAAAATAG
- the LOC128205591 gene encoding failed axon connections homolog isoform X2, which produces MGSKGKSPCVEYNGDTLGDSELIMPYMVEKCGVNLSTGLTEEQTAIGRAFQTLVDERMYWLVLLERWVFHKSEMSGTLTKLPAILIWHISRKTKNMAYAQGLGRHTQSEIETLLEKDLKALSDYLGDKKYFLGEEPREVDCAVFGQLCQVRYHVPNSVKARTYLQESLPNLTAYMDRIIEKFWPDWEECMTNGFTKEATK; this is translated from the exons ATGGGGTCAAAAGGGAAGTCTCCATGCGTCGAGTACAACGGTGATACACTTGGAGATAGCGAGTTGATTATGCCCTACATGGTTGAGAAATGTGGGGTAAACCTCAGTACGGGCCTAACAGAGGAACAGACGGCCATAGGCCGGGCCTTCCAGACTCTCGTCGATGAACGCATGTATTG GCTAGTTTTGTTAGAAAGATGGGTGTTCCACAAATCAGAGATGTCTGGCACTCTTACCAAACTTCCCGCCATTTTAATATGGCATATCAGCCGGAAAACTAAGAATATGGCGTATGCACAGGGCCTTGGCAGACATACGCAATCCGAAATTGAAACATTGCTTGAGAAAGATTTGAAAGCATTATCGGATTATTTAg GTGACAAGAAATATTTTCTCGGTGAAGAGCCTAGAGAGGTCGATTGTGCAGTGTTTGGGCAGCTGTGTCAAGTCCGTTATCATGTGCCAAACAGTGTCAAAGCAAGAACATATCTACAag aatCCCTTCCAAATCTCACTGCTTATATGGACAGAATTATTGAGAAATTTTGGCCAGATTGGGAGGAATGTATGACAAATGGATTCACGAAAGAGGCAACAAAATAG
- the LOC128205590 gene encoding failed axon connections homolog translates to MVHHSRGSTFETNWYNVYSLVFPGSAKLSAKELSIHSYTMGSKGKSPWVEYNGDTHGDSELIMPYMVEKCGVNLSTGLTEEQTAIGRAFQTLVDERMYWLVLLERWVFHKSEMSGTLTKLPAILIWHISRKTKNMAYAQGLGRHTQSEIETLLEKDLKALSDYLGDKKYFLGEEPREVDCAVFGQLCQVRYHVPNSVKARTYLQESLPNLTAYMDRIIEKFWPDWEECMTNGFTKEATK, encoded by the exons ATGGTCCACCATTCGCGCGGTTCTACTTTTGAGACAAACTGGTATAATGTTTACTCGCTCGTTTTTCCGGGATCAGCAAAACTGTCTGCAAAGGAATTG AGCATTCACAGTTACACAATGGGGTCAAAAGGGAAGTCTCCATGGGTCGAGTACAACGGTGATACACATGGAGATAGCGAGTTGATTATGCCCTACATGGTTGAGAAATGTGGGGTAAACCTCAGTACGGGCCTAACAGAGGAACAGACGGCCATAGGCCGGGCCTTCCAGACTCTCGTCGATGAACGCATGTATTG GCTAGTTTTGTTAGAAAGATGGGTGTTCCACAAATCAGAGATGTCTGGCACTCTTACCAAACTTCCCGCCATTTTAATATGGCATATCAGCCGGAAAACTAAGAATATGGCGTATGCACAGGGCCTTGGCAGACATACGCAATCCGAAATTGAAACATTGCTTGAGAAAGATTTGAAAGCATTATCGGATTATTTAg GTGACAAGAAATATTTTCTCGGTGAAGAGCCTAGAGAGGTCGATTGTGCAGTGTTTGGGCAGCTGTGTCAAGTCCGTTATCATGTGCCAAACAGTGTCAAAGCAAGAACATATCTACAag aatCCCTTCCAAATCTCACTGCTTATATGGACAGAATTATTGAGAAATTTTGGCCAGATTGGGAGGAATGTATGACAAATGGATTCACGAAAGAGGCAACAAAATAG
- the LOC128205588 gene encoding failed axon connections homolog: MPIFRKRQCGRDYPADTVILHQFPRGPFAPSMSPFCIKVETFLRMAKIPYQSIHSYTMGSKGKSPWVEYNGDTHGDSELIMPYMVEKCGVNLSTGLTEEQTAIGRAFQTLVDERMYWLVLLERWVFHKSEMSGTLTKLPAILIWHISRKTKNMAYAQGLGRHTQSEIETLLEKDLKALSDYLGDKKYFLGEEPREVDCAVFGQLCQVRYHVPNSVKARTYLQESLPNLTAYMDRIIEKFWPDWEECMTNGFTKEATK; this comes from the exons ATGCCGATTTTCAGAAAAAG acagtgtGGGCGAGACTATCCGGCCGACACGGTTATTCTCCACCAATTTCCTCGAGGACCGTTTGCCCCGAGTATGTCCCCCTTCTGTATCAAGGTTGAAACGTTTCTGAGGATGGCGAAAATACCTTACCAG AGCATTCACAGTTACACAATGGGGTCAAAAGGGAAGTCTCCATGGGTCGAGTACAACGGTGATACACATGGAGATAGCGAGTTGATTATGCCCTACATGGTTGAGAAATGTGGGGTAAACCTCAGTACGGGCCTAACAGAGGAACAGACGGCCATAGGCCGGGCCTTCCAGACTCTCGTCGATGAACGCATGTATTG GCTAGTTTTGTTAGAAAGATGGGTGTTCCACAAATCAGAGATGTCTGGCACTCTTACCAAACTTCCCGCCATTTTAATATGGCATATCAGCCGGAAAACTAAGAATATGGCGTATGCACAGGGCCTTGGCAGACATACGCAATCCGAAATTGAAACATTGCTTGAGAAAGATTTGAAAGCATTATCGGATTATTTAg GTGACAAGAAATATTTTCTCGGTGAAGAGCCTAGAGAGGTCGATTGTGCAGTGTTTGGGCAGCTGTGTCAAGTCCGTTATCATGTGCCAAACAGTGTCAAAGCAAGAACATATCTACAag aatCCCTTCCAAATCTCACTGCTTATATGGACAGAATTATTGAGAAATTTTGGCCAGATTGGGAGGAATGTATGACAAATGGATTCACGAAAGAGGCAACAAAATAG
- the LOC128205591 gene encoding failed axon connections homolog isoform X1, whose amino-acid sequence MIYSYNFQSILSYTMGSKGKSPCVEYNGDTLGDSELIMPYMVEKCGVNLSTGLTEEQTAIGRAFQTLVDERMYWLVLLERWVFHKSEMSGTLTKLPAILIWHISRKTKNMAYAQGLGRHTQSEIETLLEKDLKALSDYLGDKKYFLGEEPREVDCAVFGQLCQVRYHVPNSVKARTYLQESLPNLTAYMDRIIEKFWPDWEECMTNGFTKEATK is encoded by the exons ATGATTTATTCTTACAACTTCCAGAGCATTCTCAGTTACACAATGGGGTCAAAAGGGAAGTCTCCATGCGTCGAGTACAACGGTGATACACTTGGAGATAGCGAGTTGATTATGCCCTACATGGTTGAGAAATGTGGGGTAAACCTCAGTACGGGCCTAACAGAGGAACAGACGGCCATAGGCCGGGCCTTCCAGACTCTCGTCGATGAACGCATGTATTG GCTAGTTTTGTTAGAAAGATGGGTGTTCCACAAATCAGAGATGTCTGGCACTCTTACCAAACTTCCCGCCATTTTAATATGGCATATCAGCCGGAAAACTAAGAATATGGCGTATGCACAGGGCCTTGGCAGACATACGCAATCCGAAATTGAAACATTGCTTGAGAAAGATTTGAAAGCATTATCGGATTATTTAg GTGACAAGAAATATTTTCTCGGTGAAGAGCCTAGAGAGGTCGATTGTGCAGTGTTTGGGCAGCTGTGTCAAGTCCGTTATCATGTGCCAAACAGTGTCAAAGCAAGAACATATCTACAag aatCCCTTCCAAATCTCACTGCTTATATGGACAGAATTATTGAGAAATTTTGGCCAGATTGGGAGGAATGTATGACAAATGGATTCACGAAAGAGGCAACAAAATAG